One window of the Halobacillus litoralis genome contains the following:
- a CDS encoding DNA-binding protein yields MLKVTLDTDQLQQMINDAVDQAIERHALKEKLPPVLTKTEFQELMGISHAKASQLINSANFPVTRDMGHPKINTAQLLLWLDEHTDWSPKDIKSSKKLSIV; encoded by the coding sequence ATGTTGAAAGTCACACTTGATACGGATCAACTTCAACAAATGATAAATGATGCTGTTGATCAAGCGATAGAACGCCATGCTCTGAAAGAAAAGTTACCACCTGTTCTTACCAAAACAGAATTTCAGGAATTGATGGGCATTAGTCACGCAAAAGCTTCACAACTGATTAACAGCGCTAATTTTCCAGTTACTCGGGATATGGGTCATCCGAAAATCAATACGGCCCAATTACTCTTATGGCTAGACGAACATACAGATTGGTCGCCAAAAGACATTAAGTCTAGCAAAAAATTATCTATCGTTTAA
- a CDS encoding Rha family transcriptional regulator — MNQLVFIENNKPVTDSLIVAESFGKEHARVMRDIRELDCSEEFRVGNFAESTYINSQEREYPKYFMSEQGFTFLVMGYTGTNATRFKEQYIKEFHEMREKVQNNVHVLDEKQSIIQSMKLTIKTSERQDQMDEKLHQIETKVDQQITLDYGEQRRLQKGVARRVYEFTNDKREASRLFREAYREIKDRFGVASYKDVKRKDLQSAINYIENWLPRQVS, encoded by the coding sequence ATGAATCAATTAGTCTTTATAGAAAACAACAAACCAGTTACAGATAGCCTAATCGTGGCTGAATCATTCGGAAAAGAACATGCCCGAGTAATGAGGGATATTAGAGAACTTGATTGCAGTGAAGAGTTTCGGGTCGGCAATTTTGCCGAGTCAACATACATCAATAGTCAAGAACGTGAGTATCCAAAGTATTTCATGTCAGAGCAAGGGTTCACATTTTTGGTTATGGGATACACCGGAACGAATGCTACAAGATTCAAAGAACAATACATCAAAGAATTTCATGAGATGAGAGAGAAAGTACAAAACAACGTTCACGTATTAGATGAAAAACAATCTATTATTCAATCTATGAAATTAACGATTAAAACTTCTGAAAGGCAAGATCAAATGGATGAAAAATTACATCAAATAGAAACAAAAGTTGACCAACAAATCACTCTTGATTATGGAGAACAACGTCGTTTACAAAAAGGTGTTGCGCGACGAGTGTATGAGTTTACTAACGATAAGAGAGAAGCTAGCCGGTTATTCCGTGAAGCTTACAGAGAAATTAAAGATCGGTTTGGAGTTGCCAGTTATAAAGACGTAAAACGGAAGGACCTCCAATCGGCCATTAACTATATTGAAAACTGGTTACCAAGGCAGGTGAGTTAA
- a CDS encoding helix-turn-helix transcriptional regulator: protein MALEKLKEIRTNEKMTYQQVADQVKISKEYYWMIENGKRRLTYELAVKIAKVFKSSPDYIFLDSELTRGEQNRSREVI from the coding sequence ATGGCGCTTGAGAAATTAAAAGAAATTCGCACCAATGAAAAAATGACTTACCAACAAGTTGCCGATCAAGTCAAAATATCCAAGGAATACTATTGGATGATTGAGAACGGCAAGCGCCGACTAACCTACGAGTTAGCTGTAAAGATAGCAAAAGTGTTCAAATCTAGTCCTGATTATATTTTTTTAGATAGCGAGTTAACTAGAGGTGAACAAAATAGATCTCGGGAGGTCATCTAA
- a CDS encoding helix-turn-helix domain-containing protein, translating into MDGNRLKELRREKKLTQAELGKIIHVSKVSISGYESGDRSPDTENLRELADFFGVTTDYLLGRSEDPNKTEEEEFNAFANNPDLQKWYKELPKSKEEDLQKLRKMWEIIKQDKNN; encoded by the coding sequence ATGGACGGCAACAGGTTAAAAGAATTGAGAAGAGAGAAAAAGTTAACTCAGGCTGAATTAGGAAAAATCATACATGTCTCCAAGGTTTCCATTTCAGGCTACGAAAGCGGTGATAGATCTCCTGATACTGAAAACTTGAGGGAGTTAGCTGATTTTTTCGGGGTAACTACTGACTATCTACTTGGCAGGTCTGAGGACCCGAATAAAACAGAAGAAGAGGAGTTCAATGCTTTTGCGAACAATCCAGATTTACAAAAGTGGTACAAGGAACTGCCGAAATCAAAAGAAGAAGATTTGCAAAAGTTAAGGAAAATGTGGGAAATTATTAAACAAGATAAGAACAACTGA
- a CDS encoding thermonuclease family protein, which translates to MGDNKEKDLDVVSRELSIEHDQVYMLDHGGVVGQTLKSGWVAATNTGVFVYNLKDSDLSSDYKYVELIDYTLWEDMVESTVDYYLLKAHLQLNEKTYVINGDAKGFARMVQDKSGVSVTKIERPFSRKFLGFRSNKLWKKATVISTYIVTAILLIGLFFGQSEDKNDSTQSVAKSYGDVESTETDNKLQENNNKNTPSNTTNASDDSKSDSTNNIKEEASFPEDSEEATVTRIVDGDTIEVNIDGEEQGVRLLLVDTPETKHPNLPVQDYGPEASKFAKDTLSGEEVHIEYDGPKTDKYGRLLAYIWIDGTTFNKMLLEGGYARYAYVYDPPYTHAEEFQAAEASAKSQNLRIWSEEGYVTKDGFLQKKKVPQSTVPTAGDLEFDPNGPDRNCGDFSSQESAQAFFEAAGGPEKDPHQLDGSDGDGLVCESL; encoded by the coding sequence ATGGGGGATAACAAAGAAAAAGACCTAGATGTTGTATCAAGAGAACTGAGTATAGAGCATGATCAAGTGTATATGTTAGATCATGGAGGGGTAGTTGGGCAGACTTTAAAGAGTGGATGGGTTGCAGCTACAAATACGGGGGTTTTTGTGTACAACCTTAAAGATTCCGATCTTTCCAGTGACTATAAATATGTTGAATTGATAGACTATACCCTCTGGGAAGACATGGTTGAGAGCACCGTTGACTACTATCTACTAAAAGCTCATTTACAATTAAATGAGAAAACTTATGTTATCAATGGAGATGCAAAAGGATTTGCTCGAATGGTTCAAGACAAATCTGGAGTTAGTGTCACTAAAATCGAAAGACCTTTTTCAAGAAAATTTCTTGGCTTTAGGTCGAACAAGCTTTGGAAAAAGGCTACTGTTATATCGACATACATAGTTACAGCTATCCTATTAATTGGTCTATTTTTTGGGCAATCTGAAGACAAGAACGATTCTACACAAAGCGTAGCCAAAAGTTATGGTGATGTTGAATCAACTGAAACTGATAACAAACTTCAAGAAAACAACAATAAAAACACACCCTCAAACACAACTAACGCCTCAGATGATTCCAAAAGTGATTCAACAAATAACATTAAAGAGGAAGCCTCATTCCCTGAGGATAGTGAAGAAGCTACGGTTACACGAATTGTTGATGGGGATACCATTGAAGTGAATATTGATGGAGAGGAACAAGGTGTTCGCTTGCTTCTGGTGGACACCCCGGAAACAAAGCATCCAAACCTACCTGTACAAGACTACGGGCCAGAAGCAAGTAAATTTGCGAAAGATACTTTGAGTGGAGAAGAAGTCCACATAGAATACGATGGTCCTAAAACAGATAAGTACGGAAGACTGCTTGCTTACATTTGGATTGATGGAACTACTTTCAATAAAATGTTACTAGAAGGCGGATATGCTCGATACGCTTATGTTTACGACCCTCCATATACTCACGCAGAAGAATTTCAAGCTGCTGAAGCCTCTGCAAAATCGCAAAACCTTCGTATATGGAGTGAAGAAGGATACGTTACAAAAGATGGATTTCTTCAGAAAAAGAAAGTCCCTCAATCCACAGTCCCTACGGCTGGTGATTTAGAATTCGATCCTAATGGTCCTGATAGAAATTGTGGCGATTTCAGCTCACAAGAATCAGCGCAAGCCTTTTTTGAAGCAGCTGGCGGTCCTGAAAAAGACCCGCATCAATTAGATGGTTCAGACGGGGATGGCTTAGTTTGTGAAAGCTTATAA
- a CDS encoding ImmA/IrrE family metallo-endopeptidase, with translation MYQYTLLESYIKDLLFSMCVLVPNQLTMERLAKRAKIKLHYIDDSSVVSYYDGQVHIFIDSRLSIEKQWVDFCHEFCHATTHFGDQMRLPKSFVDYQEAKARNFAMHMAVPTFMLIKMKLPFNIVDAAYIVAETFGVPPNFALRRLHHFENQVLSAESYDRFRKSVPTYCNLMNYGTSEEV, from the coding sequence ATGTATCAATACACACTATTAGAAAGCTATATAAAGGATCTTCTTTTTTCAATGTGCGTTCTTGTTCCAAATCAGCTTACAATGGAGCGATTAGCAAAAAGAGCGAAGATTAAACTCCACTATATTGATGATTCAAGTGTCGTCTCATATTACGATGGACAGGTTCATATATTTATTGATTCAAGGTTGTCTATAGAAAAACAGTGGGTGGATTTTTGCCATGAGTTTTGCCACGCAACAACACACTTTGGAGATCAGATGAGATTACCTAAGTCGTTTGTTGATTACCAAGAAGCGAAAGCTCGTAACTTTGCCATGCACATGGCCGTTCCTACGTTTATGCTTATAAAAATGAAATTACCATTTAATATTGTTGATGCAGCATATATCGTTGCAGAAACGTTTGGGGTCCCACCTAATTTCGCTTTAAGAAGACTTCATCATTTTGAAAATCAAGTACTAAGTGCTGAAAGCTACGATCGATTCCGTAAATCTGTACCAACATATTGCAACCTTATGAATTATGGTACAAGTGAGGAGGTATAA
- a CDS encoding tyrosine-type recombinase/integrase, which yields MADIYKTADGYGFRASMGKDPVTGRYIQKRFSGYTSKTQARQEKKRIELEVKQGTYLVDQDITLGDFLKEWLNHKGKHVTEGTMSHYRPYINKHLIPYLGHVEIGKLKPSHIQQLYDYYVEEELLTNQSIKHMHRVLHNAYNTAIKWEYVAKNPCLGATPPAPEKRMMQTWDEVDIETFLEENKEHRLYTFYLLSLSTGMRKGELLGLTWNNIDFTNNMLAVTQAIRKKKGGGYEIGKVKTKHAERTISLFDHVNEALKKHKREQMAYKMSNRQSYKDADLVFATSNGTHFNPHNIQRYWMKSLEESAVKTIRFHDMRHTHATLLLKMGVHPKVVQERLGHSSITVTLDLYSHVMPNIQKEAATDFGEKIFGHAKTKNDSL from the coding sequence ATGGCAGACATTTATAAAACCGCCGATGGATACGGTTTTCGGGCAAGCATGGGAAAGGACCCAGTCACTGGGAGGTATATTCAAAAGCGATTCAGTGGATATACCTCTAAAACTCAAGCCAGACAAGAAAAGAAACGGATCGAATTGGAGGTGAAACAAGGGACTTACCTGGTGGATCAGGATATAACGCTAGGAGATTTTTTGAAGGAGTGGCTAAATCATAAAGGCAAACATGTCACAGAAGGGACTATGTCTCATTACCGACCTTATATCAACAAACACCTAATCCCTTATCTTGGTCATGTGGAAATAGGCAAGCTCAAGCCTTCTCACATCCAGCAGCTCTATGATTATTATGTAGAAGAAGAACTCCTTACCAATCAATCTATTAAGCACATGCACCGTGTTTTACACAATGCTTATAACACAGCAATCAAGTGGGAGTACGTAGCCAAAAACCCGTGCTTAGGTGCAACTCCACCTGCCCCTGAAAAACGAATGATGCAAACATGGGATGAGGTAGACATTGAGACTTTTCTAGAAGAAAACAAAGAGCACCGACTCTACACGTTTTATTTATTATCACTTTCTACCGGAATGCGTAAAGGGGAATTGCTGGGGCTGACCTGGAACAATATCGACTTTACGAATAACATGTTGGCCGTAACCCAGGCTATAAGAAAGAAAAAAGGTGGAGGGTATGAGATTGGGAAGGTGAAAACAAAACACGCCGAGCGCACGATCTCACTATTCGATCACGTTAATGAAGCATTGAAAAAACATAAGAGAGAGCAAATGGCATACAAAATGAGCAATCGTCAGAGTTACAAAGATGCGGACTTAGTTTTTGCCACCAGCAATGGCACGCATTTTAATCCACATAACATTCAACGCTATTGGATGAAGTCTCTGGAAGAGTCAGCAGTTAAAACGATTCGCTTTCATGATATGAGACATACTCACGCAACTCTTTTATTGAAGATGGGGGTTCACCCCAAAGTTGTCCAGGAACGTTTAGGCCATTCATCAATCACTGTGACCTTGGACTTATATTCTCATGTTATGCCAAACATCCAGAAGGAAGCAGCCACTGACTTTGGAGAGAAGATATTCGGTCATGCAAAAACGAAAAATGACTCGCTTTAA
- a CDS encoding deoxynucleoside kinase, producing MGDLPFISVEGPIGVGKTSLSKKLASQFGFHLLKEIVEENPFLGKFYDNIGEWSFQTEMFFLCNRVKQLEDIDRKYLQFGKPVVADYHISKNMIFARRTLREDQFDKYSQIFDILTHDMPKPNMVVYLHASLDTLLERIRMRNRDVEANIQPSYLEQLSRDYEAFMSHFEATHPDIPVIRLNGDHIDFVKHQDDLNYIVEQVAQHLNKGEVIK from the coding sequence ATGGGAGATCTACCTTTCATATCCGTTGAAGGGCCCATTGGGGTTGGGAAAACGTCTCTGTCTAAAAAGCTCGCCTCCCAGTTTGGTTTTCATTTACTAAAGGAAATCGTTGAGGAGAATCCGTTTTTAGGCAAATTTTACGATAATATCGGGGAATGGAGCTTCCAGACAGAAATGTTCTTCTTATGTAACCGTGTGAAACAATTAGAAGACATTGACCGAAAATATTTACAGTTTGGGAAACCTGTTGTCGCTGACTATCATATTTCGAAAAACATGATCTTTGCCCGCCGTACTTTGCGGGAGGATCAATTTGATAAGTACTCGCAAATTTTTGATATATTAACACATGATATGCCTAAACCGAATATGGTCGTCTATCTTCATGCGAGTTTAGATACCCTGCTTGAACGTATTCGTATGCGCAACCGTGATGTAGAAGCTAATATCCAGCCTTCTTATCTGGAACAGCTTTCCAGAGACTACGAAGCTTTCATGAGTCATTTCGAAGCGACTCATCCTGATATTCCAGTCATCCGTTTGAATGGAGATCATATTGATTTTGTAAAGCATCAAGACGATCTTAATTATATTGTTGAGCAAGTGGCGCAGCATTTAAATAAAGGAGAAGTTATCAAATGA
- a CDS encoding deoxynucleoside kinase: protein MNARERYGIPHDSVITIAGTVGVGKSTMTNALADALNFRTSFEKVETNPYLDKFYQDFERWSFHLQIYFLAERFKEQKKIFEYGGGFIQDRSIYEDTGIFARMHYEKGTMSETDYVTYRNLFDAMVMTPYFPHPDLLIYLEGSFDDILTRIQERGRPMEQETPVEYWEEMFKRYENWIDNFNSCPVLRLNIADYDVLNDKSSIEPVLEKVGHFIQQSRKWRSSHLLT, encoded by the coding sequence ATGAACGCACGTGAACGCTATGGTATACCACATGACAGTGTCATAACGATCGCAGGGACTGTCGGAGTCGGTAAATCGACGATGACGAACGCTCTCGCAGATGCCCTGAACTTCCGGACGTCCTTCGAAAAAGTGGAGACCAACCCTTACCTCGATAAATTTTATCAAGATTTTGAACGTTGGAGTTTTCACCTGCAAATTTATTTCTTAGCTGAACGTTTCAAGGAACAAAAGAAAATCTTTGAATATGGCGGCGGCTTCATCCAGGACCGGTCGATCTATGAAGATACAGGGATCTTTGCTCGTATGCACTATGAGAAAGGGACAATGTCGGAAACGGATTATGTGACCTACCGCAACCTTTTCGACGCTATGGTGATGACCCCTTATTTCCCCCATCCAGATCTATTGATTTATCTGGAAGGATCGTTCGATGATATCCTAACACGTATTCAGGAACGAGGCCGTCCGATGGAACAAGAAACCCCTGTCGAATATTGGGAGGAAATGTTCAAACGTTACGAAAATTGGATTGATAATTTCAATTCCTGCCCTGTGCTTCGCCTGAATATCGCTGATTATGACGTTTTAAATGACAAATCCAGTATTGAGCCGGTTTTGGAAAAAGTCGGACATTTCATCCAACAATCACGCAAATGGCGTTCTAGTCATTTGCTGACTTAA
- a CDS encoding NUDIX hydrolase codes for MGYVEDLRAIVGHRPLIFVGAVVIISDEEGKVLLQQRTSPYGAWGLPGGLMELGESTEEVAEREVYEETGLKVENLQLMNVYSGENQFIKAANGDEFYVVTTVYYTKEFHGDYQMDPDESLQFQFIHPDYFPEQVIRSHREMLKEFQQKHS; via the coding sequence ATGGGGTATGTGGAGGATTTACGGGCAATTGTAGGCCATAGACCGCTCATATTTGTAGGAGCTGTGGTGATTATCAGCGATGAAGAGGGAAAGGTACTGCTTCAACAACGAACTTCCCCTTATGGAGCATGGGGGCTCCCGGGTGGCCTTATGGAGCTAGGGGAAAGTACGGAAGAGGTAGCTGAGCGTGAGGTTTATGAAGAAACAGGGCTGAAAGTAGAAAATCTTCAATTGATGAATGTGTACTCAGGGGAAAATCAGTTTATAAAGGCAGCTAACGGTGATGAGTTTTATGTAGTCACTACTGTCTATTATACGAAAGAGTTCCATGGTGATTATCAAATGGACCCTGATGAATCTTTACAATTTCAGTTTATCCACCCTGACTATTTCCCGGAACAGGTGATTAGGAGCCACCGGGAGATGCTGAAAGAGTTTCAACAGAAACATTCATGA
- a CDS encoding NAD(P)-dependent oxidoreductase, translating into MNIIVFGATGATGIEFVTQALQSGHSVTAFARTPEKLGILHNNLAVIQGDALHEDEVVAAIEGHKVVVSCLGTEGLKPSTVFEEMTDNILSGMQKHGLKRILYVASAGIYNEIPGVLGWMSQRILKNVLADHRKAVNLILAANMEYTIARPMRLNDGHLKGQYRMSEGLPNGGKEINRKDVAHFLLASLQNESRIKKTVGLAY; encoded by the coding sequence GTGAATATCATTGTATTCGGAGCAACGGGAGCAACAGGAATAGAATTTGTAACACAAGCTTTACAATCAGGGCATTCTGTTACCGCTTTTGCACGAACACCCGAGAAGCTCGGGATCTTACATAATAATCTGGCCGTCATTCAGGGAGATGCTCTTCATGAAGATGAAGTAGTGGCAGCCATTGAAGGTCATAAGGTAGTCGTATCCTGCTTAGGAACTGAAGGTTTGAAACCATCTACAGTGTTTGAAGAAATGACAGATAATATCTTAAGCGGAATGCAAAAACACGGACTGAAACGTATTTTATATGTGGCTTCTGCTGGAATTTATAATGAGATCCCTGGTGTCTTGGGATGGATGTCCCAGCGTATTTTAAAAAATGTGCTAGCAGACCATAGAAAAGCTGTGAATCTGATTTTGGCTGCAAATATGGAATACACGATTGCACGACCTATGCGCTTGAATGATGGGCATCTTAAGGGACAATACCGTATGTCAGAGGGATTGCCCAACGGTGGAAAAGAGATCAACAGGAAAGATGTCGCACACTTTCTCCTCGCATCGTTGCAAAATGAGTCTAGGATCAAGAAAACAGTGGGCTTAGCCTATTAA